Within Spinacia oleracea cultivar Varoflay chromosome 4, BTI_SOV_V1, whole genome shotgun sequence, the genomic segment ACAATAGTCCTAATCTGTAGATACATCCCAATACTCTGCGGTTGGCGAATGCTAAACAACCTAACCCAAGACTCTTTCTTACCATATTTCTTCATCACCCATAAATCAGCACGATTCATTCGAAAATCAATTCTATCATCAGGAATCTCCGGAGGGTCAACAGGAAGTATTGTACGATACATAACCAACAAACACAAACACCCATCCAACTCACCCATATCCAAACACGCACCCAGCTTATCCTCATAATCTGGGCATTCCATAAGTGAATAAGTCTCGGTCTTAAAATCGAAACAGGCAATCAACTTGCATGTCATTTGCAGTTCCTTAGTAACCACGATGTAATGTATACCCTCTTTAACAAAAATACCATTACGACACAAAAACAAGAGAAAATATGGAATTCCTTCGACACATTTCCATGAATTGTTCCTCAAACTATAAACTTCAGCCTTACTGTAGTTAATCTCGGTGTAATAACAGTTCTGCACTAACCTCAAAACCTTATAATCATCGTTTTCACTGTCGTAACCAAACCCGAACACCAAGGTCTCGTTATTCAAAGGATTTGGACCAATATTAttgggtgggagtttacgttgGGATTTCGTCAGGGGATTAAACAAGAAGAAATCGGTATTCGATTTATCAGAGATACAAACAACTCCGTTGCAAGAACCAATCAAGTTGACTTCATGGTGTTTGAGAGGGTGGTCGAGGTCCCAGAATACCAAGTGATTATGGTTGAGGTCGATATCCGAGAAATCGAGATGATTATGGAGGTTTTCTTCATCAGAAGAATTAACAGAAGAGTAAGAAAGGAGGAGATAACGATCGGAATTGGAAATTAGCGTTTGATTGAGATGAAGTTTAACGAAATTAGGAGATTTGATTAAGGAGTACCATGATTTGCAGACGAATATCAAGTCGAGAAGTGATTTTACCGGCAACCGAGAGAGGATTTCAGTGATTATCTCAGTTGGGAGGATCGCCATTGTTGTTGCTCGAAGAATAGATGTTTCCTAGGGTTTGAAAATGAAagcggcagtttattcgtttgTCATTTCCCctccttttttttattactccgtaattcGTTACTTAGGTTAGACTTGGACACTTGGTTGATGGGTCGGATTGGATTTAGGACAATAGATGTTTCGGTCATTGACTCATTAGGTACGACCGTACGACGTACGAGTAGGTTTTGTGATATCTTCACTTAAATCGGTATAGAGTAAGACTCTATTTGATTTGGAAtaaaatattttcatgaaaaataataagaagttTTCCAAAAATCCTCAAATATGGACATTTAAAAGAAAGAGAAATCACTTTTTACATCTCTTTCTTACCCTCTTCTTCCTTCCCATCAATCTTCTTTCATGTTATCCCATTTATTTCTATTAATTTTTCGATAAGGAATCAAATAAAGTAAaactaatttgaaattttcattgAAAAGTGTTTTACGTCAAATCAAACGCAGCCTAAAGCTAAATTTGTGGTTTGAAGTGTGTATTTACTTTTCATGGACTTTCTCAATTTGAATCACTCTAGTTTCAATTATTTTATACTGTTCTTTAATTATTCATATACAGTGGCGGATCTTGAAAGATTTTCATTCGGGGGCCGATGAAAACTGAACATGATATAAATAAAAGTATACACTAGGGTaatatttaataaatattttaaacaaaaaatatagtaGGTAAAACAAGAAACATAAGCCATAGAAATAATAAGTATCACAATCTTATACTGAATTAGATTAAGTCTCGTACACGCACCGCATggatatttgaaaattattatttgaccatcttattaataaaatatttaaccGACGTGTTTATCCCTTAAATttattgcgtaattaataaatctcgaaCATACTCATTTTATCAATATAATAAACAAGTTTCGCCCTACtacttattatatattttatatgtttaacatGATGATTTGACCAAAATTTTTGGTATACTTAATATGATAATTTGACTGAGTAAGAATATTTCCTATTATTGATAtgacgatttgactaaaatattaccaaaattatataataatgtcatattccataatcctataattttttccatatataaacatgtactacctctgttcctaaaagttctttacgctttccgttttagtccgttcctgaaagttctttacactctactttattccatttttgctctcatttggcccaccataaattatccactcacaatactttaatattgattttcatccactcacattgttggacaatttgTAGCCTCTCATTTTCCCATTTGCTACCCCACCATCACATATTCAccaaattccttaattaccgtgcaaatagtaagcgtaaagatcatttaggaacggaggtagtatataaaCAGAGgaaaattaaaaagaataaagtaGATATGATTTTTAAGGAAAATGTTTTTGGCTGGAAATGAACAAGTCTGCAACAATGGCAGAAATTAAGAAAAGTACGAGTAACtaacaaaaaaaggaaaaggaaagggaAGACTAGGATTCTAGGTATTTTCGGAATTTGGAAATATTAGAAAAAATAGGAAAGTCAAAAGTGGGTCATGGCATATGAATCATCATTGATTCACGGTGGACGGGAGGAGTGTGATTTGTGTTTTGGAAAAAGCAAAAAAACTGTTTATTTGTGCTAAAATCAGCCTTcacttacttttttttattgggCCGGTACCAGGGGTCAGGCCCCATATGGCCTCCCTTGATAATCCGTCACTGTTCATATACATTGTGATGGAAATtattatttctttaatattcataaaattttgaaaaacgacaacagaaaactaaaaactacttttttttttttttttttttaattttctaaaaaatagaaaactaCAAGCAAAATTTGGCACTGAACTatccaaattattaaaattgtaTGTATGTTAACAATCAACCCAAATCCTTACATAGTtcaattttattctttttttgacAGTAAAATTGTAGCAATATTATTACTCAATCAATGATTTATCTGCTACAATAGGAGGTTGGATCTCTGGGGACAATCCTCCATCCAAATTAAGACCTCCTCAAACATGAGGGAAGCCTTTGCCATAGAGTGAGCCACTACATTACAAGTTCTCTTAGCAAAGCAGAAATTACACTGAACCAACGAGGAAGCATAATAGCAAATATCATTAACCAGAATTTGGGAAGTCGAATATACCATGTCCTTGGCCTGCAGCAGTTTAACCAGCACCAAGCAGTCACTTTCGAATATAATTCAACTGATCTGAAGTCAGCGTCGAAGGCATATCTAAGCCCAAACATTGCAGCTTCAGCCTCTGCCTGCAAGATAGTCATGCTAGCATCCAACCTCTTTCCTGCAGACATAACAACGTCACCAACATGATCCCTAACCACCATACCTAGTCTCACCTTACCGCTCTCAGAACATAACAACGTCACCAGTATTAATTTTGTAAGACCCATAGAGGGGTGGTCTCCGGTAGTGTTGCCCAACTGGCATGGTCACCACATTACCCGGTTCTATTGCCACTGCTGCTGCGTACTCCCCTAATAGCATTCTCGATCTTGCTATTGACACTCTCGGGTCCTCCCGTGCTTTTTCAAAAACCCACTTGTTACGAGCATTCCACACTTCCCATGTTATCAGCATAATTACTTCCCACGCATTCTCCACCTTGCACCTCTTGGCATACATCTCACACCAACTCATAAAGCTGCCCTCCACGAAGCAAGCTCTATACGGGTAGGGGACATCCTCCACAGTACCTTACTCTCACGACATAGCAGAAACAAGTGGGTGACAGTTTCCGTTTCTTCTCCACATCTAGGGCACCTACTATCAAGTAGCATGTCTCTCCTTGCTAGTTTATCCATAGTGGGCATGCAAGCCCTCCTTCATTGCTCTATACATGAGATTCTTGACTTTCTGGGGTACCACCGCTTTCCATACCTTATGCCATAGCCACTGTGATGTAGCTAGCTGGGTTCGAAGTACTGGCATTATGCTCCCTGCATTGTACTTCATGGTGATATGCACTAAATACCGTGAAATTGTCATTCCTTGTGTAGTCCCTGCACAGAATGTCAGGCTGCTCACTTCTTGCTACCCTCATCGTCTTGATAGCTTCCTGTTCGTGCACCCCAAGATGTGAGATCAATCCCTCCAAATGCCATCCATCACCCTCCAAAACTTTACGACGGAATTTAAGCAGTCgcaaaaatttgatattcagTCGCAAAAAATGGTCGTAAGGCCGTCGCAATATTGCGACGACATAAAAAAAAGTCGCGAAAATGGAATTGCGACGAGGCTTTTTGCGACGACCAAAAATTTTGTCGCCTCAGTCGCAATCCCATTTTTGCGACCGAAATTTGTGATTTTGCGACTACGTTTTCAGTCGCAAAATCACGTTTTTTCTTGTAGTGCTCCCCATTCCACCAAGCTGCTACACACTCATTCGCATCCACATTCATATGGGCCATAGTGCTAATTCGACCTCCAAGGAGATTTGGTAGCCACCTATCCTTCCAAAACCTCACCGTTCTACCATTGCCAATCACCTAGTGTGACCATTCTTGACTAGCTCACGAGCCAACATGATGGAGCGCCACATGAAGCTAGCAGTGGGTGGTATTTTTGCCTCCCACAGGGTTGTCCTATTATAGCGCTTGCCCCCGCTTCACAAGCCCTAATGAACACGAGGCTATCATCTGCAAACAATTTTATTCTTAGCTTATCTATAGTAGCAGATCAATTCCAACAAGCCTTTCAAACTAGTACATAGcaatgtcaattttttttttataaaaagaataGCAGTGATAGCATACAACTCGCTAGAGTCCCTACAGGCTACATCCAGGAATAATAGGAGTAGCTTAATACGTAATTAACTAATTACTGTGTTTCAAGGATTGATGTAGGCTTGCAGCAGAGTGAAGAACGTACAAGTTTCCACCACAATTTTCTACTGACACCGtacttaacaaaaaatatatcAGACAGAACAATTAAACACTAATAACTAGATTAAACACGAGAAACAACGATAAGTCGTAATCTATTGTACATTAGCATCCATTAGCATTGCTTACAGATTTACAATACAAGTGTTACATAGTCATAGACCAAAAGTACAGCTTGACATATTGCAACTTATAATTGCTTAACCTTACCGGCCTGTCGAAAATACCAAAAATATACGAACATGTTAGATTTGAAAAACGTACTACGTACACATATTGTCGCTACCAAATTATTACTACGTACTAAGCTAATTTTTTCTCGGTTACTTCCAATTGAaatcaatcaatcatgtatCCAGTCATCAAATGGCCAAGGGCCAATCCTAGAACAGACAGTAAGTTGAGTTAGGCTACACAAGAAAATTTTCAATGCTAGACAATGGTTGAATGGTCCTGGCATTGAAAATCTTCAGAATTCAAGTTTTATGATACAGAAGGTTTATAAGGAATTGAAAGGGAATACTCTATAGTTTCCTTGGAGGAAGTTTTTATGCAATACTCCCGCACCTCctaaaaacatttttattttttggcttTCTATTTTGGGGAGATTTCCCACATGTGACAGGTTAAGCAAGTTTGGAATACAAA encodes:
- the LOC110806074 gene encoding F-box protein CPR1-like; translated protein: MAILPTEIITEILSRLPVKSLLDLIFVCKSWYSLIKSPNFVKLHLNQTLISNSDRYLLLSYSSVNSSDEENLHNHLDFSDIDLNHNHLVFWDLDHPLKHHEVNLIGSCNGVVCISDKSNTDFFLFNPLTKSQRKLPPNNIGPNPLNNETLVFGFGYDSENDDYKVLRLVQNCYYTEINYSKAEVYSLRNNSWKCVEGIPYFLLFLCRNGIFVKEGIHYIVVTKELQMTCKLIACFDFKTETYSLMECPDYEDKLGACLDMGELDGCLCLLVMYRTILPVDPPEIPDDRIDFRMNRADLWVMKKYGKKESWVRLFSIRQPQSIGMYLQIRTIVYSKDRGRILLEVDRLGLGWYDLETQSFNMFRGLREATISSGVFVGSLVSLGNDKLKSEAGTIPSMPRNNTRRKHVDNFLSTGFKLKL